A genomic stretch from Methanobacterium sp. includes:
- the hisH gene encoding imidazole glycerol phosphate synthase subunit HisH: MIVIINYGTGNLKSIKNGFSRIGEEAIISDDIYEMEKADALILPGVGAFGNAMKHLEKYKNIIHEHINSGKPFLGVCLGQQILFTKSEESKGVKGLDVFKGEVIRLPEGLKIPHMGWNNLKIVSECPILNGISNDYMYFVHSYYIKPDDPDIIAATTDYGIDVPAVVFRDNVYATQFHPEKSGEIGLNILKNFVKII; this comes from the coding sequence ATGATAGTAATAATCAATTACGGAACAGGAAATCTCAAAAGCATCAAAAATGGGTTCTCAAGAATTGGTGAAGAAGCTATTATTTCCGATGATATTTATGAAATGGAAAAGGCAGATGCACTAATCCTCCCTGGAGTTGGCGCATTTGGAAACGCCATGAAACATCTTGAAAAATATAAAAATATAATTCATGAGCATATAAACTCTGGAAAACCCTTTTTAGGAGTCTGTCTGGGGCAGCAAATCCTATTTACAAAAAGCGAAGAAAGTAAAGGAGTTAAAGGGCTTGACGTGTTCAAAGGTGAAGTAATACGTCTGCCTGAAGGTTTAAAAATACCACATATGGGCTGGAATAACTTAAAAATTGTGAGTGAATGCCCTATTCTTAATGGAATTAGCAATGATTACATGTATTTTGTTCATTCATATTACATAAAGCCTGATGATCCAGATATAATAGCTGCTACTACTGATTATGGAATTGATGTTCCTGCAGTTGTTTTTAGAGATAATGTTTATGCTACACAGTTCCATCCTGAAAAAAGCGGAGAAATAGGCTTAAATATTTTAAAAAATTTTGTAAAAATTATATAA
- the sfsA gene encoding DNA/RNA nuclease SfsA yields the protein MIIKNIFQGNFVYRPNRFTVTFKHNNKTENGHLRDPGRLKELLTPDADLLLRPALNTTGRKTKFDVIAVLKDDLWVLINSGFHSDIAADLIDSGLIDEFKGYSVKKREYTYGKSRIDFLLSNKNEEEMLLEVKGCTLVEEGHALFPDAPTVRGKKHVDELTCAKKEGLNASILFLILCEDAERFSPNQVMDHEFSNALENAYNLGVNIIVYSFKNKYKKGNLEIKPFKRVGIKFKMKKLVV from the coding sequence ATGATAATAAAAAACATATTTCAAGGAAATTTCGTTTATAGGCCAAATAGATTCACAGTAACTTTTAAACACAATAATAAAACTGAAAATGGTCATTTAAGAGATCCAGGACGTCTTAAAGAACTTTTAACTCCTGATGCGGATTTACTTTTAAGGCCGGCCTTAAATACTACAGGTAGAAAGACTAAATTTGATGTAATCGCTGTTTTAAAGGATGATCTATGGGTTCTTATAAATTCAGGGTTTCACAGTGATATTGCAGCTGATTTAATAGATTCTGGATTGATAGATGAATTTAAGGGTTATTCTGTTAAAAAAAGGGAATATACATATGGTAAAAGCAGAATTGACTTCTTGCTATCCAATAAAAACGAGGAGGAGATGCTTTTGGAAGTTAAAGGCTGTACATTAGTTGAGGAGGGCCATGCGTTATTTCCAGATGCACCTACAGTCCGGGGAAAAAAGCATGTTGATGAGCTTACTTGTGCTAAAAAAGAAGGTTTAAATGCGTCTATTCTTTTTTTAATATTGTGTGAAGATGCTGAAAGATTTTCTCCAAACCAGGTGATGGATCATGAATTTTCAAATGCACTGGAGAATGCATATAACTTGGGAGTTAATATTATTGTTTATTCATTTAAAAATAAGTATAAAAAAGGAAATTTGGAGATAAAACCATTTAAAAGAGTTGGAATTAAATTTAAAATGAAAAAATTGGTTGTTTAA
- the cfbD gene encoding Ni-sirohydrochlorin a,c-diamide reductive cyclase catalytic subunit, protein MHPRPSPIAASLYTLRDMNTDVIILHGPHGCCFRTGRLLENDGVRVLTTAMSENDFIFGASAKLEETLKKADSMFSPELVGIVGTCASMIIGEDLKESIINANISATVLAVESHGGLSEGDNTEGAIAVLESASKEGVISSDEAQRQTKMLKLATEIEKTRGMAKGEYIAPSYGDDKKEIAKMLIKKFEDGEKIAIILNAKKETSYIFADILKVPLNKINENNKPFIIANLDENVGLPRIRQHAVNIKKELQKEGADIDMITGGLDEYPITGNVAADILKDHEIDFLIVAGVPHAVPIEKLNVDALAITDGPRLVEPLKEIGYKFVVTELDAHSKTLGTDKIVASDFGEFLRLILDINK, encoded by the coding sequence TTGCATCCAAGACCAAGCCCCATCGCCGCATCATTATACACATTAAGAGATATGAACACTGACGTTATCATACTTCACGGCCCTCATGGCTGCTGTTTTAGAACAGGGCGACTCCTTGAAAATGATGGCGTGAGAGTTTTAACCACTGCCATGTCTGAAAATGATTTTATATTCGGTGCATCAGCCAAATTAGAAGAAACACTTAAAAAAGCAGATTCAATGTTTTCTCCAGAGCTTGTAGGAATTGTAGGTACCTGTGCAAGCATGATTATCGGTGAAGACCTCAAAGAATCCATTATAAATGCAAATATAAGTGCTACGGTTCTTGCTGTTGAATCTCACGGCGGTTTAAGTGAAGGAGACAATACAGAAGGTGCAATTGCAGTTTTAGAATCTGCAAGTAAAGAAGGAGTAATATCGTCTGATGAAGCCCAGAGACAAACAAAAATGCTTAAATTAGCTACAGAAATAGAAAAAACTAGAGGCATGGCAAAAGGTGAATATATAGCTCCATCTTATGGTGATGATAAAAAAGAAATCGCCAAAATGTTAATTAAAAAGTTTGAAGATGGTGAAAAAATCGCTATTATACTAAACGCTAAAAAAGAAACATCATATATTTTTGCAGACATCTTAAAAGTGCCCCTTAACAAAATAAATGAGAATAATAAACCATTTATAATTGCAAATCTTGATGAAAACGTAGGACTTCCAAGAATAAGACAGCACGCCGTAAATATCAAAAAAGAGCTCCAAAAAGAAGGCGCAGACATTGATATGATAACTGGAGGTCTTGATGAATATCCTATAACTGGAAATGTGGCTGCAGATATTTTAAAAGATCACGAAATTGATTTTTTGATTGTAGCTGGAGTTCCCCATGCTGTACCTATAGAAAAATTAAATGTAGATGCTTTAGCCATAACTGACGGCCCAAGACTTGTAGAACCTCTAAAAGAAATAGGATATAAGTTTGTTGTTACTGAACTCGATGCACATTCTAAAACGCTGGGCACTGATAAAATTGTGGCATCTGATTTCGGCGAGTTTTTAAGGTTGATTCTGGATATAAATAAATAA
- a CDS encoding potassium channel protein → MAFVLFRLLRKHLPRLIRDRMVRIFMMITGVIAYGTIGFHLLEGQPWIVSFYWTFITIGTVGYGDYSPKTSLGMFFTVSLLIVGIGTFALAVETIVEFLVQRQQMKLMGLVKVKKSEHVVICGWTESTVECIKEIGKDEKIYAIDEDENVRKKALKNDINFVHGDPTRIKDLEKANVKGAKAVIVDMESDSQTIHCILGIREIDKNVRIIAEAQRYENIEQIKLAGASQVISPFVISGRLMYKSIEGGYEAMFVQEVLAEHKNREMKEVKVSPNSFFDGKTVEEADMHHKTGVVLVGIGEEGKLTIDPPRSYLIRAGDVILGIGSPNEFEKLEKHGCV, encoded by the coding sequence ATGGCGTTTGTATTATTCAGACTTTTAAGAAAACATTTACCTCGGCTGATTAGAGACCGCATGGTCCGTATTTTTATGATGATTACGGGAGTAATTGCATACGGAACCATTGGATTCCATTTACTTGAAGGACAACCATGGATTGTATCATTTTACTGGACGTTTATAACTATTGGAACGGTAGGATATGGAGATTATAGTCCTAAAACTTCTCTTGGAATGTTTTTTACAGTATCACTGCTAATTGTAGGTATTGGAACTTTCGCATTGGCAGTTGAAACAATAGTAGAGTTTCTGGTGCAAAGGCAGCAAATGAAATTAATGGGGTTGGTTAAGGTGAAAAAGTCAGAGCATGTGGTTATATGCGGGTGGACCGAAAGCACAGTGGAATGCATTAAAGAAATCGGGAAAGATGAAAAAATATATGCTATTGATGAAGACGAAAATGTGCGCAAAAAAGCATTGAAAAATGATATTAATTTTGTACATGGAGATCCAACACGGATAAAAGACCTGGAAAAGGCTAATGTAAAGGGAGCTAAAGCTGTTATTGTTGATATGGAATCTGATTCACAAACAATACACTGTATTCTTGGAATTCGCGAAATAGATAAAAATGTGAGAATCATTGCTGAAGCCCAGCGTTATGAAAACATAGAACAAATAAAGCTTGCAGGTGCAAGTCAAGTGATATCTCCCTTTGTTATATCTGGAAGGCTCATGTACAAAAGTATAGAAGGCGGATATGAAGCCATGTTTGTACAGGAAGTTTTAGCAGAACATAAAAACAGAGAAATGAAAGAAGTTAAAGTATCCCCCAACAGCTTTTTCGATGGAAAAACCGTAGAAGAAGCAGATATGCACCATAAAACTGGTGTTGTACTTGTAGGAATTGGTGAAGAAGGTAAATTAACCATAGATCCTCCAAGAAGCTATCTAATAAGAGCAGGGGACGTAATTTTAGGAATTGGATCACCTAATGAATTTGAAAAACTTGAAAAACACGGTTGTGTTTAA
- a CDS encoding phosphatase PAP2 family protein, which yields MKNNVIMDDGVKKRFAEFISIIAYAPTISIPAFAIINYYLLNIHDFLIVTCITTVFAGLLPILLVYGWMKSKKTRGMQIELDIPERTDRNVPLLMVIISYLIGAVILYMINAPTITTILMFCYFSNTLIVFFINLYWKISIHSMGVAGPAAALIYVFGPIGVIFSTIIPVVMWSRLYLKRHTLLQVISGALLGLISTAIQIMYFTKIIHL from the coding sequence ATGAAAAACAATGTTATCATGGACGATGGCGTTAAAAAACGCTTTGCAGAATTTATTTCAATCATAGCATACGCGCCCACAATCTCAATTCCTGCATTTGCAATAATCAACTATTATCTTCTTAATATACACGATTTTTTAATAGTAACATGTATAACCACTGTTTTTGCAGGTCTTTTACCAATTTTACTTGTTTACGGGTGGATGAAAAGTAAAAAAACACGAGGTATGCAAATAGAACTGGACATACCCGAGCGAACAGACCGAAATGTACCTCTCCTAATGGTAATTATATCTTATTTGATAGGTGCAGTTATATTATACATGATTAACGCCCCTACAATCACGACCATATTAATGTTCTGCTATTTTTCCAATACATTGATTGTATTCTTCATAAATCTTTACTGGAAAATCAGCATCCACTCAATGGGAGTTGCAGGACCTGCAGCTGCTTTAATTTATGTTTTCGGCCCAATAGGAGTCATATTTAGCACAATAATCCCTGTTGTTATGTGGAGCCGATTATACCTTAAAAGACACACGCTTCTACAAGTTATAAGTGGCGCATTACTTGGATTAATATCAACAGCCATCCAAATTATGTATTTTACAAAAATAATCCATTTATAA
- a CDS encoding cupin domain-containing protein → MSRTAGMILCGGFGKRLRPLTERIPKPLIEIKDNYSILENQANYTILDKQIFDFKNAGVDRVLLLTGFLSDKIEERFGDNYNGMKIEYVIEDEPLGTLNAIKLGMEQIGDNEQCVIRNGDVVADLNIKNMINQGEKSDYPLSIFITKMMSPYGIVEISGDKLVSFKEKPLLDYYINGGVYFSNGEINFGDFEVGDIEKTVFPMLAKDNQLGYYKEDGLFWMAIDTSKELEEIRKEYKNREDKPWGYEKVLIYTEKYLTKELFIREGYQTSFHYHAEKDETMYIVSGTGYIEFEDRKEYFGKNDTVRIEPGEPHSIVAMENTKLHEVSTPHLDDTIRVDDFYSRSAHDKSKTI, encoded by the coding sequence ATGAGCAGAACAGCAGGGATGATACTTTGCGGAGGATTTGGAAAACGGTTAAGACCACTTACAGAACGTATTCCCAAGCCATTAATTGAAATTAAAGATAATTACTCAATTTTAGAAAATCAAGCCAATTACACTATCCTTGATAAGCAAATCTTCGATTTTAAAAACGCTGGCGTTGACCGTGTGCTTCTATTAACCGGTTTTTTAAGTGATAAAATCGAGGAACGATTTGGAGATAATTACAACGGGATGAAAATTGAATATGTAATAGAAGATGAACCTCTTGGAACATTAAACGCCATAAAATTAGGTATGGAACAAATTGGAGATAATGAACAGTGCGTAATTAGGAACGGAGATGTTGTAGCTGATTTAAACATTAAAAATATGATTAATCAAGGCGAAAAGTCAGATTACCCCCTTTCCATATTTATAACCAAAATGATGTCTCCATACGGAATAGTTGAAATTAGTGGAGATAAACTGGTTTCATTTAAAGAAAAGCCTCTTCTTGATTATTATATAAATGGAGGAGTTTATTTTTCAAATGGAGAAATTAACTTCGGTGATTTTGAAGTGGGAGATATTGAAAAAACCGTATTTCCAATGTTAGCCAAAGATAACCAGCTTGGATACTACAAAGAAGATGGACTCTTCTGGATGGCAATCGATACCTCCAAAGAACTTGAAGAAATAAGAAAAGAATACAAAAACAGGGAAGACAAGCCATGGGGCTATGAAAAGGTCCTTATTTACACAGAAAAATATCTTACCAAAGAATTATTCATAAGGGAAGGCTATCAAACCTCTTTCCATTATCATGCTGAAAAAGATGAAACAATGTACATTGTAAGTGGTACAGGTTACATCGAATTTGAAGATCGAAAAGAATACTTCGGAAAGAACGATACAGTGCGAATTGAGCCTGGAGAACCTCACTCTATTGTTGCCATGGAAAATACAAAACTTCATGAAGTTTCAACACCACACCTTGATGATACAATACGTGTAGACGATTTTTACTCAAGATCAGCCCACGATAAATCTAAAACCATTTAA